tgacataAACGATATCATCGTACGgataaagataagttccatatcagatcatgtaaatcGTTGGCCATTATAATATTCAAGCATCCGTGTTAAAGCATGTTTCCACTCTCTGAAGGAGGCATGTTACCTTCATGAGAGAAACTTAGaaaaatagacacgcggaggaatCAGGGTAGAGGTGCAAAGCAGTACGTCCAGTGAccgaagctataaaatgatgGGAATGTTACATTAACCTTTTGCGACATACACGCGCAATTaatgcgcaccatttcgacgccgtgCGACCCATCGCACTTCCTTTtctgaatttcgtgactgacacacacacgtgacagaataacccAGTTTTCATATTGTTATTGTCAAAATGGCTGTTGATCAAGCTGTTGTCAAAATGTGCATGAAATGGAGACAGTCTTCTCAGACTCAAATGAAGATGTTGGGACATCCAAAGGAAGACGTGATTTCCTCCTAGGATTAATTAAAAAGAATGGCAGAATTGGTGCAGGGCGTAATGAGAAGGAAGATAGTGGGAATAAAGTTACAGAtgcgtttatttcttttgagatTATTGATTATCCGCATCGAGTACAATATTGGGAGTACGGTCCCGCCATGGTGAGCTAAGAGCATACCATCACATCAAGCTGTTGCTCGTTGCACCTAGACCCATCTCTGTATTCGCAATATTCAATATATTCAATTCTAACAATTATCATCTGCTAGCTTAGACTCGTGTTGAGTTCATTACAATAGGCGTTTGTGTGATAGTCCTCAGCGTAAATGGGTGTGTACTCATGTTTCGGAGTTTGAGTCTTCGGCGACACCCCAGTCGTAAAAATGCGCATCATGACGACGTTGAGCTAAATTCCTACGCCAGATTATGGTTTCCTCACACCTGCTGGGTagcctcttcttttcttctcatagGAACTGCAGCAGATGATGTAATCTTTGATACTGATGGCGGAACGTTTTCCGATACGCACTGCTGCAAAAGGTGCATACAGATATCACGGCAGTGTACACAGAGTTGTATTTGCCCGAGTTCACGCGACAGCGACTGTGTCTAATTAACACAGTGCCACCACTACAGGTTAAAATCAGAGTCTATATTTCAGAGTTTTGGAAATAACGTGgaagaaaagtttaaaaaaaattgcgtaaCAGCAGAGCTGAAAAAAGACCTAAAAGtgtaaaaaccaaaaagtcCATAAGTTTTCAATAACCGAACGAGAGGCCATCAACGGAGAtttcggaaagaaaacgaGAAGTATGGAGAGTAGCTCCTTTTTTCACTCGGTTTTCCCAGCTAGCTCAGACAACATTGTCAGCGTTGACACCGATAATAAGGAAGAGAACGTCATAGTAGTGCGAAACCGTCGCCAGCGTTCGTTAAAGAACGCAAAACCCTTTTTTTGGACTCGATTAACTTAGTTACTTACCAACGATCCACGAAGTATGGTCTTCAAACATTTATACATATAACTTAAAATGAGCGAAGCGAGCTTATAATACCAATGTTAACGTTCGCGCTTACCCTAGAACatgtggaaataaaaatacttcTAGAGTCCAGAGAGTGCGTAGATTAACAAAACACGTGTATATTTTGCTACAGCCATTAAAAGTAGAAAGTATTGCGTATTTCATTGTTGTTCCAATTTTAACACAACTTTCGCAGCTTACCTCTGCTGTCGGCAAACCGCACTCTTTAAATTGTAGTTGCAGATAATCAAAAATCTTAAATGAAATCTGCGTTTCTGTATCTGTATTCTCGCTGTATTTaccaagaacaagaagaaataattaaaacaaaattactGTCACTAGAGGCTTCGAAGATTGAAAAACCACGCAGCCGTCAATATACTTACAATCAAgtactatttattttgatatctcattaaaaggataaagtcactggcgtctcaatccactcgggaaacgccaacgcgtttttactggaattcgtaattgttgaggttttggaacgcgtgttggcctatacaatgacttgcgggggccagccgatgatgaagtcagtgtttttatccttccagacaagtctggtaccaatatatcgaccccggagggatgaaaggcttggtttttTCTAGGGgtgtttcgaaccctcgaccgtgtggctacaacggacctctaagcgccacacccgcccgatATCTCATTAGTGTTCCCAAAATTAAAGTCACAAATGCAAATGTTGAGAAAACAGCAAAAGATATGTAGTGTTGTGTTTGAATAGCCATAATTGAACATCCTTCTGAAATTTCACAGAATTTATCTTCTGAAGAGGTAAATGCACAATTATACCAACAACACCTGTAACTTCATAAAGATAACTGAACGGAAGTgaacaagagaagaaaaaactatacaTCGGAATAGAATAGTATTTCTAAGGCAACTGGGACAGTTTCTACTGACAAGTAAAAATATGgctgcaaaaaaagcaaaaataacacAAGTGAACTAAGTTGCGAATCATCTGAGAGATTTGAGCCACATTCACCAAATCGAGCAACGCTTCTTAGGATTCATGGGCGTATCCGGTGGACAGCGGAAAGCTTCAGCAAATCCTTCTATGTTCGACACGACATTGTTGACCCTGCAAATTTCATCAAATCTATGTGAATATTATCAAAGAAGATTGAGTTTGACGAAATACAAAACGTtataacataaaaaatatatgaagaGTTCGTCAAAATTGACCATCTGGAAACTGACTGGAAATAGTTGATGGATTTCGTTTAAAGGAAGTATCACAAGATACAATAAACGTAATCCGAATCAAATACTACTGAGCCAATCGTCAAACAGCATAGTTTTTTAGGGTAAAATCAGGTTATCACTCcgcttaatttatttttaatatatttatttctatttttgtaagttattttatttatttgtttattcactttaattttttcttctttcaatgaTTTCATTTGCACGACTGCACTCCGAATGAGATGTTTTGACACGTCATAATAAATCTTTGTTCGTATTTCTTAGATAACACTAAACCATACCGTGCAGGAGATGGTGCATGGACGTCTGTTAGGAGATCCAAAAAGAATTGGTAGCGACGTTTATACGTTCTGCACCAAATCTGTAAAACAGCAATCAGCAAACAAAAAGTTGTACCCACATTACATGtacaaaaaaacaagcatgctttttttgcagctaatcAAGTAATCTGATATATACAGCAAATGTGAAGAACTAACTATGGGCCTATTGCTGCGGCCATTTTTATGAAGTCTTTTAAGTCGGGCAGGTAAAACAACCATGAAGAGCAGATCTCCATCAACACATGCCTATTCCACCGTTTAGAAATGCAAGTCAGTTTTAGAACATCTTTTTCGGCCGCTAGTGATATGCGCATCtgcatttttaaaagatgttATCTtcgcaaaaacaaaacatcttCGCAAACAAGTACAAATGAAGTAGTTTTCATAGATTGTCCTGTCAGAGATTGCAGATAAATAAGTCACTTCAAGTATGATGATAAAGGGAAGCCCAGAAATCAATCCCATACAAGTCTTCGGAAGTATGGTTCTGCTTCTTTTACAGTGCTCCGCTGTGATGTTTACGAAAGGTTTCAGTAAGCAATTTATAAGTTGTGCATGAACGGAAGGTAGCTCTCTCGGCTGAGCTATATTGCATAGTTAAAAATACTCTCTTTTTCCTGTGAATACTCAATATCGTTAATGTAAAAGTAGAACTTACAAATGCCCatcccaaaaaaaacatctggtCCTCCATAATGTCCTCCATTTTGTGAAGCCGTCTTTCCTCTCTGTTTCTCCTTTGTTTCTGGTAGTTTTTATATGCCTTTTTAAAAGAGAGGTATTTAGGAGGATCATATCAGAAGAGAGGAtcacgccaaaaaaaaagcctggaCAGAACGCAAACATACCTTGTATGAGTACTTCACCCCTTCCGTATCAGCTATGTTTTCATCAAGCGTCAGCGTTCCGTTTACTGGGTAACCATAAACCTACGAATTCCTGTTGTTATTCCTCTAAAACTGTGGCACCAAAGAGATATATACAGTTAAAAACAAGTGATTTTCACCTAACTTTACATTAACGCATCCCAAAAGATGCCACTCACGAATCGTTCATTCTACCAATATATTGAGTCGTCCTATTACGCCTCTATTTTTGGAAGTGGGGCGGGCCACAGTTTGAAACTAACCTTTGTACAGCAGTTAATTTCTACTTACTTTTCCTCATTGGTCATTTTGTTTATCGACAGCCCCTTCGTAAGACATTATTATCCTCACGAAGTACGGGCATGCTTGGTGTTTGTTTATGGACCAAAATCTCAAATCTATTATTCAAATTCATACAGCTACCTTTTGTGGAGCACAACGCGATTCTTAAACTTGCTTCTTAGGATAAAATGGTATTCCTAACTGAGTCGCAGATTTCTGCTTCACTAACTTTGGAAGATTCCACAAGAATAGAGCGCAAGAGAGGGATTCAGAGTCATTACCATACCAGTCTACCTGCAACTGGTTGATTTCATACAGACGGATTTACATAACTCCCTCCTGATCACACAAAGTCCAACATTCATTAgtgttctcttcttctttcgaaAGATAATATACAGAGAGAAAATCCGAAGAAGTACTTCAGATGGACTGAATACGAGCGATCAAATAAGATGAAGTAATAAAGAGATGCCCTTGTTGAGGAAAagattagaaaagaaagagaattaaCTTGCAAGACTAAATTATTAGTTTCCCATAAGCCTTGGGACGTATTCAGTGTTCAGTTTTTCCCAGTACCAAAAATATGGCCAGAAACAAAGCATCACGGCGTATATACAGAAATTCTACGAATTTGGAAGTCCTATGGGCTAATCAGTGTCCGGAAGGTCTAACTCAAACGCTTCCTGCAACACTGCGAGTGACGGAATGAACTAACACAAAAAGTAGGTTATAAACTACCAAGCAGTCGGCAAGTAACAAATCCAATTCCACTTAGGATCACCTGTTATCTGATTTAAAGTAGCGGTTAAGCTCGTGCCTTGTGCCACGCGGTTACGAAAACGACACTCAACCACCCAACGCAATCAACCATTCattacctcaaacttgggtaattaaaccccataaaaatcaaccaaaaaatgtacaagagagaaaagaacaaaaatggaattattatataaaaaaaagacaatgaaaCAAAGAAGCCTCACTGGAGGCTTAAGAAGGTCTGCAGGGCGGGTGCGCAGCACTGTTTTTTAGATGAGAGAGGAGATAAGCTGCGCACCCGTCCTGCTCACATACCATCGCGCGGCGAGCAATCGCGATGATCCGCGATACTCCCCGCGGCCCAAATAAAAGACACTGCCAGAATAAAATACACAATCGgcgagcaaaacaaaaacaaatcttaAATGAAGCAATTATTCTACATCTTGCAGAAGGTGTAACTGTCTTCTTAAGAGTTTTAATCGCTGCACGCTCTGCCGCAGCCGACGCTTCAACTCCTCTAGCTGTTGTCGGgtttcttcgcttctctgAGGCCGAAAGCACAGCGAAGGGTGATGTCCGTAATCGGCGCAGTACCGGCACTTCGTTGTCCTTTTGTCGCACCTATGTCCTCCCGTGCAGCGTTTTTGAGACACCCCTGCAACGTGCGGCTTCGCGTATTATGCGCCATCTCCGGCGGGTGTCGGGGTAGACATCACAAGCGTCCGAGTAATGCACGCCGATTAGTCCACAAAAGACGCACGGCATCGtcgtttcgttttcgttcctgATCTGCCCTGCTTCAAATCTGCGGCGAGGGCAAGTCTTCTCGTTCGCCATCTCGTGAATCCGTCGCTCCAGGTCCCTTTTTTCGGTGAGAACACGTAATATCTCCTCGTTGAGACGTCTTGTCTCGCTCGTATCTTTTGGTGCCAGCGCCTCCTCGTGATAAGCGTTCTCCTCGGTAACCTCGGCTCCCACGACCTCGTCTACAACGACAAAAACGTCGTCGGGACGGATTTCCTCTTGCAGTTCTTCCATGAATTCTGCGTTGTCGTCGATAGCGCGTTGTTCCCGTCCCTCTTCGCTTTCCTGCCGCCGCGCGCCCGAATCCTGCGTCTCCGCAGCCTCCGCGCCGCGATGGTCCTCCGCAGACTCGGTCTGCGTCGCGCTATGCTCCAGTTGGGATCCTCGTAGTATGTGCGTGATGTTGTCGAGATTGCGTATTATCAGGTTTTCGAAGAATCGGTTGTCCTCGTCCTCGATCTGCTGATCTTGAAACTGGTCTTCCGCAATGCTCTCGCCAATCGTTCGGAGTAGTCCGGAGTAATGTTGAAGGAATCCGAGCTGCTCTGAAATGGTGTTCTCTAAGTCCTTGAGTCCCATGGCTAAGGTATCACCTTCAGTATCCGTGCGCGGCTCGGCTAGTTTGGCGTTCCATTGCTCCAGCGATATCACGCGTGTAGCTACGAGGAgtggaggaaaggaaaaaggaacgtGAGTGTCGTTCGCGACAGAAGCAACTCGAGGCGTAGCTTATCCACGGAAGCGGCTGCCATGCTGTGTTTCCAGTATCTGGTCTGCCACGAACTATCATCCGCTCGGAGGGCCTCTATTTGAGTATCCAGGTGAAGGATGGAGCGCATCGTCCTGTGAAGCGTTTCCACGGTTCGCGCAATCTGGTCCACGAGCTGTTGGGGGGTGGGGAGTTGCGGCAGAGCGTGTAGCAGCTCTTCATAGTCGTGCTGTAAGCTACGTAGCTGACATGAAGTGGATGCCGAATGGGTAGGGTTTGGCGATGGAGGAGCCGAGTTGAATTCCATAACTTGCTGAAAAAATAGGCACAACATTGGCGATTCACTAGCCTACGCGTTATCTGTGGAAAATGgtatccttcctttttttttgttttatacttTGTTATTGtgtaaaagagagagagaaaaaaatcgaatgttGTCTCTTAATCGTGTACAGATGGGTATTCTCATTGCGTGTAGGGTCAGAGCCATTTTTCATGCGCGTCCCGATTTGGTCGTGGTGTGCGAAATCTCTCTAGCGTGGTTGCCAGCAGAGCCCCTTGGTGGGGTTTGGTCTGTGGTCTCTCCCAAGTTGTGCCTCTGGGGGCAGAGGGTATGATGATGCTTCATCCCCGTGCAATACCTGCATCCTTTACTTGTGCAGTCTTTCACAAAGTGGCCTTCTTTCCCACAGTTGAGGCATCTCCTATGTTGTTGCATATAGGTACGTCGCTGGTGGATGCTTGGAATCCTTGTGCAATCAGCTGATTTGTGTTGCGTTGATCCGCAAAACATACATGCATTCGGGTCAGGCTTTGTTGTCGC
This is a stretch of genomic DNA from Necator americanus strain Aroian chromosome II, whole genome shotgun sequence. It encodes these proteins:
- a CDS encoding hypothetical protein (NECATOR_CHRII.G5534.T2) gives rise to the protein MGLKDLENTISEQLGFLQHYSGLLRTIGESIAEDQFQDQQIEDEDNRFFENLIIRNLDNITHILRGSQLEHSATQTESAEDHRGAEAAETQDSGARRQESEEGREQRAIDDNAEFMEELQEEIRPDDVFVVVDEVVGAEVTEENAYHEEALAPKDTSETRRLNEEILRVLTEKRDLERRIHEMANEKTCPRRRFEAGQIRNENETTMPCVFCGLIGVHYSDACDVYPDTRRRWRIIREAARCRVNGTLTLDENIADTEGVKYSYKAYKNYQKQRRNREERRLHKMEDIMEDQMFFLGWAFIWCRTYKRRYQFFLDLLTDVHAPSPARVNNVVSNIEGFAEAFRCPPDTPMNPKKRCSIW
- a CDS encoding hypothetical protein (NECATOR_CHRII.G5534.T1), which encodes MGLKDLENTISEQLGFLQHYSGLLRTIGESIAEDQFQDQQIEDEDNRFFENLIIRNLDNITHILRGSQLEHSATQTESAEDHRGAEAAETQDSGARRQESEEGREQRAIDDNAEFMEELQEEIRPDDVFVVVDEVVGAEVTEENAYHEEALAPKDTSETRRLNEEILRVLTEKRDLERRIHEMANEKTCPRRRFEAGQIRNENETTMPCVFCGLIGVHYSDACDVYPDTRRRWRIIREAARCRGVSKTLHGRT